From Streptomyces sp. NBC_00370, a single genomic window includes:
- a CDS encoding DUF2786 domain-containing protein → MGETNDGGTGETAAGTVERALRAALSSDTDTGASLLAADPAADAELRRRGEGYVRLAWERGWQPADVVRMVRRDLEETHVRLVAELIGAETGRYERLPRRWSEQLAELTAPAAGTGRPERRPDRFSYATSVLELYLLLARLPAIEPVGPVPGTPVHLPPADAAGEPRMLTRIRALLAKAEATGYPQEAEALTAKAQELMARHSIDEALLADRAHSGDVPGACRIGVDAPYETAKAILLDAVASANRCRAVWNSAFGFSTVVGFEPDLAAVELLHTSLLVQGTAAMTRAEADQRAAGRRRTKTFRQSFLLAYAHRVGERLAAATEQATGQATAEADGGGGALLPVLAARDVAVTDHVDRMFPETVATRVRGVTDAEGWTQGTSAADRAQVPGAGGAVEARSQRR, encoded by the coding sequence ATGGGTGAGACGAACGACGGCGGTACGGGGGAGACGGCGGCAGGGACCGTCGAGCGCGCGCTGCGCGCCGCCCTCTCGTCGGACACCGACACCGGGGCCTCCCTGCTGGCGGCCGACCCGGCGGCCGACGCCGAGCTGCGGCGGCGCGGCGAGGGGTACGTCCGGCTGGCCTGGGAGCGCGGCTGGCAGCCCGCCGACGTCGTACGGATGGTGCGGCGCGACCTCGAAGAGACGCATGTACGGCTCGTCGCCGAGCTGATCGGGGCGGAGACGGGACGGTACGAGCGGCTGCCGCGCCGCTGGAGCGAGCAGCTGGCCGAGCTGACCGCGCCGGCCGCGGGCACCGGCCGCCCGGAGCGGCGGCCCGACCGCTTCTCGTACGCCACCTCCGTACTGGAGCTGTACCTGCTGCTGGCCCGGCTGCCGGCGATCGAGCCGGTCGGGCCGGTGCCCGGCACCCCCGTCCATCTGCCGCCCGCCGACGCGGCGGGTGAGCCGCGCATGCTCACCCGGATCCGGGCGCTGCTCGCCAAGGCCGAGGCGACGGGCTATCCGCAGGAGGCCGAGGCGCTCACGGCCAAGGCGCAGGAGCTGATGGCGCGGCACAGCATCGACGAGGCGCTGCTCGCCGACCGCGCGCACAGCGGTGATGTGCCGGGCGCCTGCCGGATCGGGGTGGACGCGCCGTACGAGACGGCGAAGGCGATCCTGCTCGACGCCGTCGCTTCGGCCAACCGCTGCCGGGCGGTGTGGAACAGCGCGTTCGGCTTCTCGACCGTGGTCGGTTTCGAGCCGGATCTCGCGGCCGTCGAGCTGCTGCACACCTCGCTGCTCGTGCAGGGCACGGCCGCGATGACCCGCGCCGAGGCGGACCAGCGGGCGGCGGGGCGACGGCGGACGAAGACCTTCCGGCAGTCGTTCCTGCTGGCGTACGCGCACCGCGTCGGCGAGCGGCTGGCGGCGGCGACCGAGCAGGCCACCGGGCAGGCGACGGCGGAGGCGGACGGCGGCGGTGGCGCGCTGCTGCCGGTGCTGGCCGCCAGGGATGTGGCGGTGACGGACCACGTCGACCGGATGTTCCCCGAGACGGTGGCGACCCGGGTGCGCGGGGTGACCGACGCCGAGGGCTGGACGCAGGGCACATCGGCGGCGGACCGGGCGCAGGTGCCGGGCGCGGGAGGCGCCGTCGAGGCCCGCTCGCAGCGGCGGTAG
- a CDS encoding DUF397 domain-containing protein, with translation MHHVYNGMAATELHGAAWQKSRHSNSQGSCVEFAKLPGGEVAVRNSRHPDGPALVYTPAEIEAMLLGVKDGEFDHLTATG, from the coding sequence GTGCACCACGTGTACAACGGCATGGCGGCCACAGAGCTGCACGGAGCGGCCTGGCAGAAGAGCAGGCACAGCAACTCGCAGGGTTCCTGCGTGGAGTTCGCCAAGCTGCCCGGCGGTGAGGTGGCGGTGCGGAACTCACGCCATCCCGACGGACCCGCTCTGGTGTACACGCCTGCGGAGATCGAGGCGATGCTCCTCGGCGTCAAGGACGGCGAGTTCGACCACCTCACCGCGACCGGCTGA
- a CDS encoding ATP-binding protein, with amino-acid sequence MGTNGSTMLEPLRRGLPPIDPTAASSSASCALPARYEAVRGARQFTRATLDQWGLSDRFDDVALVVSELVTNALRHALPADTPREHSDSAVRLHLMRWQSRLVCAVRDPSYASPETQEVDESCAAESGRGLFLVESFSDTWGWHPLAGTLHGKVVWALFQLQKD; translated from the coding sequence ATGGGGACGAATGGATCGACCATGCTTGAGCCGTTAAGGCGCGGGCTCCCTCCGATCGATCCGACTGCTGCGTCCAGCTCGGCGTCGTGCGCCCTCCCCGCCCGGTACGAAGCAGTGCGCGGAGCACGCCAGTTCACCAGAGCCACGCTCGACCAGTGGGGTCTCAGCGACCGTTTCGACGATGTCGCGCTCGTCGTGTCGGAACTCGTCACCAACGCCCTGCGGCACGCGCTGCCCGCCGACACCCCGCGTGAGCACTCCGACTCCGCGGTACGGCTGCATCTGATGCGGTGGCAGAGCCGGCTGGTCTGTGCCGTGCGCGATCCGAGCTACGCCAGCCCGGAGACGCAGGAGGTCGACGAGAGCTGTGCGGCCGAATCCGGTCGCGGGCTGTTCCTGGTGGAGTCGTTCAGCGACACCTGGGGCTGGCACCCGCTCGCCGGAACACTGCACGGCAAGGTCGTCTGGGCGCTGTTCCAGCTTCAGAAGGACTGA
- a CDS encoding helix-turn-helix domain-containing protein: MTATESGGSVVRRILLGSQLRRLRETRGITREAAGYSIRASESKISRMELGRVSFKARDIEDLLTLYGVADERERGALLGLAREANVAGWWHSYSDVLPGWFPTYIGLEGAASLIRVYEVQFVHGLLQTEAYAHSVVTRGMPNPEAHRAEIDRRVALRLERQKVLVSERAPHFHAVLDEAALHRPYGDASVMRGQLTHLIEASEQPNITLQVMPFSFGGHAGETGSFAMLTFPESDLSDVVFMEQLTSALYVDKREEVAQYERVMQRLHADSPGPEKTRDLLHRLLTQLS; the protein is encoded by the coding sequence GTGACCGCAACCGAATCGGGCGGTTCCGTGGTGCGGCGCATCCTTCTTGGCTCACAGCTGAGAAGACTGCGCGAGACACGCGGCATCACACGTGAGGCCGCCGGCTACTCGATCCGCGCATCCGAATCCAAGATCAGTCGTATGGAGTTGGGACGGGTGAGCTTCAAGGCCAGAGACATCGAGGACCTGCTGACCCTCTACGGCGTCGCCGACGAACGCGAGCGAGGGGCACTTCTCGGCCTCGCACGCGAGGCCAACGTCGCGGGCTGGTGGCACAGTTACAGCGATGTGCTGCCCGGCTGGTTCCCAACCTACATCGGTCTGGAAGGTGCCGCCTCGCTGATCCGGGTCTACGAAGTGCAGTTCGTCCACGGCCTGTTGCAGACCGAGGCGTACGCGCACTCCGTCGTCACCCGCGGTATGCCCAACCCGGAGGCGCACCGCGCCGAGATCGACCGCAGGGTCGCCCTGCGTCTTGAGCGGCAGAAGGTGCTGGTCTCCGAGCGCGCTCCGCACTTCCACGCCGTCCTCGACGAGGCGGCGCTGCACCGTCCTTACGGTGACGCCTCGGTGATGCGGGGTCAGCTGACCCATCTGATCGAGGCCTCCGAGCAGCCGAACATCACGCTCCAGGTCATGCCGTTCAGCTTCGGCGGCCATGCCGGCGAGACCGGCTCGTTCGCGATGCTGACCTTCCCCGAGTCCGATCTGTCCGACGTCGTGTTCATGGAGCAGCTGACGAGCGCGCTCTACGTGGACAAGCGTGAGGAGGTCGCCCAGTACGAACGGGTGATGCAGCGCCTGCACGCGGACAGTCCCGGACCGGAGAAAACGCGCGACCTGCTGCACCGGCTGCTGACGCAGCTGTCCTGA
- a CDS encoding aldehyde dehydrogenase family protein, with protein sequence MSFFTNLAHQYIDGEWKPGSGSWDIIDFNPYNGEKLASITVATADEVDQAYRAAARAQEAWGAANPYTRRLVFERALRLVEDREAEISEAIVAELGGTRLKAAFELHLVKEFLREAVQVALRPEGRILPSPIDGKENRVYRLPVGVVGVISPFNFPFLLSIKSVAPALALGNAVVLKPHQNTPICGGALVAKIFEDAGLPAGLLNVVITDIAEIGDALIEHPIPSVISFTGSDAVGRHVATVCAANFKRAILELGGNSALIVLDDADIDYAVDAAVFSRFVHQGQVCMAANRILVDRAVEKEFTEKFVAKVRTLKAGDPADPSTHIGPLINSRQAEAVSKTVTDAVAAGATALLHGGTEGNVVSPSVLTGLAADSPLLSQEIFGPVAILVPFDGEDEAVRIANDTPFGLSGAVHTGDIERGVKLAHRVRTGMIHINDGTVHDEPIVPFGGEKHSGSGRLNGESMIDAFTTQKWISVQYGRSQFPF encoded by the coding sequence ATGTCCTTCTTCACCAACCTGGCCCACCAGTACATCGACGGTGAGTGGAAGCCCGGGAGTGGGTCCTGGGACATCATCGACTTCAACCCGTACAACGGGGAGAAGCTCGCGTCGATCACGGTGGCCACGGCTGACGAGGTGGACCAGGCGTACCGGGCGGCCGCGCGTGCGCAGGAGGCGTGGGGCGCAGCCAACCCGTACACCAGGCGGCTGGTGTTCGAGCGGGCGCTGCGGCTGGTCGAGGACCGCGAGGCCGAGATATCCGAGGCCATCGTGGCCGAGCTGGGCGGTACGCGGCTGAAGGCGGCCTTCGAGCTGCATCTCGTCAAGGAGTTCCTGCGCGAGGCCGTGCAGGTGGCGCTGCGCCCCGAGGGCCGGATCCTGCCGTCGCCGATCGACGGCAAGGAGAACCGCGTCTACCGGCTGCCCGTCGGAGTCGTCGGGGTCATCAGCCCGTTCAACTTCCCCTTCCTGCTGTCGATCAAGTCGGTCGCGCCCGCGCTGGCGCTCGGCAACGCCGTGGTGCTCAAGCCGCACCAGAACACGCCGATCTGCGGCGGGGCGCTGGTCGCCAAGATATTCGAGGACGCGGGGCTGCCGGCGGGCCTGCTGAACGTCGTGATCACGGACATCGCGGAGATCGGTGACGCGCTCATCGAGCACCCGATCCCCTCCGTCATCTCCTTCACCGGGTCCGACGCGGTCGGCCGCCATGTCGCGACCGTCTGCGCGGCCAACTTCAAGCGCGCCATCCTCGAACTGGGCGGCAACAGCGCGCTGATCGTGCTGGACGACGCCGACATCGACTACGCGGTCGACGCGGCGGTCTTCAGCCGGTTCGTGCACCAGGGCCAGGTCTGCATGGCGGCCAACCGCATCCTGGTGGACCGCGCGGTGGAGAAGGAGTTCACCGAGAAGTTCGTCGCCAAGGTGCGGACGCTGAAGGCCGGCGACCCGGCCGACCCGTCGACGCACATCGGTCCGCTCATCAACTCCCGTCAGGCCGAGGCCGTTTCGAAGACCGTCACGGACGCGGTCGCGGCGGGCGCGACAGCCCTGCTGCACGGCGGCACCGAAGGCAACGTTGTCTCGCCCTCCGTACTGACCGGCCTCGCCGCCGACTCGCCCCTCCTGTCGCAGGAGATCTTCGGCCCCGTCGCGATCCTCGTCCCGTTCGACGGCGAGGACGAGGCGGTCCGTATCGCCAACGACACCCCGTTCGGGCTGAGCGGCGCCGTGCACACCGGCGACATCGAGCGCGGGGTGAAGCTGGCGCACCGGGTGCGGACCGGCATGATCCACATCAACGACGGCACGGTCCACGACGAGCCGATCGTCCCGTTCGGCGGCGAGAAGCACTCGGGCTCGGGACGGCTGAACGGCGAGTCGATGATCGACGCGTTCACCACCCAGAAGTGGATCTCCGTCCAGTACGGGCGCTCGCAGTTCCCGTTCTGA
- a CDS encoding PadR family transcriptional regulator, producing the protein MSAIRLLVLGAVRQHGRAHGYQVRNDLEYWGAHEWSNAKPGSIYHALKQLAKQGALLAHEVAPSTAGGPPRTEYELTEAGTAEYFRLLRESLVSYDQKMDVLSAALGCIVDLERAEVVGLLGERLRAIQAWRDAVTEHYVPDEGPESLGHIGEIMHLWIHSADTGAEWTRGLIRRIEAGAYTFAGEGEPFVGVLADGQVNPYGG; encoded by the coding sequence ATGTCAGCGATCCGTTTGCTCGTGCTCGGCGCGGTGCGCCAGCACGGGCGGGCCCACGGCTACCAGGTCCGCAACGACCTGGAGTACTGGGGCGCCCACGAGTGGTCCAACGCCAAGCCGGGCTCGATCTACCACGCCCTGAAACAGCTCGCGAAGCAAGGCGCCCTGCTGGCGCACGAGGTCGCGCCGAGCACGGCGGGCGGCCCGCCGCGCACGGAGTACGAGCTGACCGAGGCGGGCACGGCCGAGTACTTCCGGCTGCTGCGCGAATCCCTGGTCTCCTACGACCAGAAGATGGACGTGCTCTCCGCCGCGCTCGGCTGCATCGTCGATCTGGAGCGGGCCGAGGTCGTCGGCCTGCTCGGCGAGCGGCTGCGGGCGATCCAGGCCTGGCGGGACGCGGTGACCGAGCACTACGTCCCCGACGAGGGCCCGGAGTCCCTCGGCCACATCGGCGAGATCATGCACCTGTGGATCCACTCCGCCGACACCGGCGCCGAATGGACACGCGGCCTGATCCGGCGCATCGAGGCCGGCGCTTACACCTTCGCCGGTGAGGGCGAGCCGTTCGTCGGGGTGCTCGCGGACGGTCAGGTGAATCCGTACGGCGGCTGA